The genomic window CTGCTGGACCAGGCCTGTGCGGCCGAATTCCTCCTGATGCCGGGGCTGTTCGAGGGCCGGGCCGGTATGGTCTGCGCACTCGCGGCGGCCGGCGGTGACGGGCGGCAGCTGGAGCGGCAGGTGTCACTGCTCTCCTGGCACCTGGTCCGCCACCAGGACCGCGCGGCCTTCCCCGGCCAGCTCCTCTACCGGCTCTCCACCGACCTGGCCACCGGCTCGGCCGGCATCCTGCTGGCGCTGCACGCGGCGTCGGCCCGGAAGGGCACCGCCCTTCCCCTCCTGGACCACCACGGCGCTCCGGTGTCCGCGGTGCACAAGTAACACCAAACCCCCCGCCGGCGGCACCACAGAGCCCCGGCAGCTACGAAGAAATGAGGTGTGTCATGGCTTTCATCCTCGACCTCCAGGGCCTGCACGAGGAGTCCGAGTCGATCGTCGAGTCGATCTTCTGCAGCCACTGGTCCTCGCGCACCTGCATGTGACGTTCGCGCACATGACGGTCGTGCAGACCTGACAGCGGTGCCCACCCGAGCCTCAATCGGGTGGGCACCGCTGCGTGCGGTCACCAGCTCGTGGCCGGCTGCCACCTTATCCCCGGTCGCGCACGGCACGGGTCGATCCGGCCCGGCCTGACATACCATCAGGTCGCTGTTCGACCCCTCGTCCCCACCCCTCCTCGGGAGACCCCATGCGCCGGATCGCCGTCGTCGGAGCGGGCCAGGCCGGGCTGCACCTCGCGCTCGGCCTGCTGGCGGCCGGGTACCAGGTCACCCTGGTCGCCGCGCGTACCCCGGAGCAACTGCGCGGTGGGCGGGTGCTGTCCACCCAGGCGCTGTTCGGGCCCGCGCTGCGGATCGAGCGGGCCGCAGGCCTGGACCTCTGGGCGGACCGGGCCCCGGCGGTGCACTCGGTGGACGCCGTCCTCGCCGCCCCGCCCGGTGTGCGGGCGCTGGCGTACACCATGACCCTGGACGAGCCGGCGCAGTCGGTCGACCAGCGGCTGAAGATGGCCGGCTGGCTGGAGCTGTTCGCCGAGCGCGGCGGTCGCACCGAGTACCGCACGGTCGACCGCGCCGCCCTCCAACAGATCGCCGAAGCACACGAGTTGACCGTGGTGGCGAGCGGTCGGGGCGAGCTCGCCGAGCTCTTCGCCCGGGACGCCGCGCGCTCGGCCCCGCAGCCTCGGCGCACGCTCTGCTGCCTCTACGCGCACGGGGTCGGCTCGCCGGACCCGGGCGCCGGGCCGCGGGCGCGGATGAACGCGATCCCGCAGGGCGGCGAGCTCTACCTGCAGCCCGCGCTGACCCTCTCCGGCCCCTGCGCGATCCTGCTCTGGGAGGCGGTGCCGGGCGGGCCGCTGGACTGCTTTCCCGACCGCCCCGGACCGGTGGAGCAACTCGACCGGATGCGCGGCCTGTTGCGCGACTTCCTGCCCTGGGAGTACGAGCTGTGGGCCGAGGCCGAGCCCACCGACGCGCTCGGCAACCTCTACGGCGCGGTGACCCCGACGGTGCGGCACCCGGTGGCCGAACTCGACCACGGCTGCCACGTGCTGGGCATCGGCGACACGGTGGTGCTGAACGACCCGATCACCGGCCAGGGCGCCAACAATGCGACGCGGGCCGCCGCGCGCTACCTGCGGGCGATCACCGAGCACGGCGAGGCGGCGTTCACCCCGGACTGGATGCGGCGGACCTTCGACCTGCACTGGCGTGAAGAGGCCCGCCACAGCGTGGAGTTCACCGCCACCATGCTCGACATGCCGGAGCACCTGCAGCGGGTGTTCGGCGCGGCGGCCGAACACCCGCAGGTGGCCCGGCG from Kitasatospora sp. NBC_01250 includes these protein-coding regions:
- a CDS encoding styrene monooxygenase/indole monooxygenase family protein; this translates as MRRIAVVGAGQAGLHLALGLLAAGYQVTLVAARTPEQLRGGRVLSTQALFGPALRIERAAGLDLWADRAPAVHSVDAVLAAPPGVRALAYTMTLDEPAQSVDQRLKMAGWLELFAERGGRTEYRTVDRAALQQIAEAHELTVVASGRGELAELFARDAARSAPQPRRTLCCLYAHGVGSPDPGAGPRARMNAIPQGGELYLQPALTLSGPCAILLWEAVPGGPLDCFPDRPGPVEQLDRMRGLLRDFLPWEYELWAEAEPTDALGNLYGAVTPTVRHPVAELDHGCHVLGIGDTVVLNDPITGQGANNATRAAARYLRAITEHGEAAFTPDWMRRTFDLHWREEARHSVEFTATMLDMPEHLQRVFGAAAEHPQVARRLANTYAEPGDYANWLATPELTAAYLASL